Proteins co-encoded in one Myotis daubentonii chromosome 8, mMyoDau2.1, whole genome shotgun sequence genomic window:
- the LOC132240068 gene encoding phosphoglycerate mutase 1-like encodes MAAYKLVLIRHGESAWNLENRFSGWYDADLSPAGHEEAKRGGQALRDAGYEFDICFTSVQKRAIRTLWTVLDVIDQMWLPVVRTWRLNERHYGGLTGLNKAETAAKHGEAQVKIWRRSYDIPPPPMEPNHPFYSNISKDRRYADLTEDQLPSCESLKDTIARALPFWNEEIVPQIKEGKRVLIAAHGNSLRGIVKHLEGLSEEAIMELNLPTGIPIVYELDKNLKPIKPMQFLEDEETVRKAMEAVAAQGKAKK; translated from the coding sequence ATGGCTGCCTACAAGCTGGTGCTGATCCGGCACGGCGAGAGCGCGTGGAACCTGGAGAACCGCTTCAGCGGCTGGTACGACGCGGACCTGAGCCCAGCTGGGCACGAGGAGGCGAAGCGCGGCGGGCAGGCACTGCGAGATGCCGGCTATGAGTTTGACATCTGCTTCACCTCAGTGCAGAAGAGAGCAATTCGGACGCTCTGGACTGTGCTGGATGTCATTGACCAGATGTGGCTGCCTGTAGTGAGGACCTGGCGTCTCAATGAGCGGCACTATGGGGGTCTGACTGGTCTTAACAAAGCAGAAACTGCTGCCAAGCATGGCGAGGCCCAGGTGAAGATCTGGAGGCGCTCTTACGATATCCCACCACCACCGATGGAGCCCAACCATCCCTTCTACAGCAACATCAGTAAGGATCGCAGGTATGCAGACCTCACTGAAGATCAGCTACCCTCCTGTGAGAGTCTAAAGGACACTATTGCCAGAGCTCTGCCCTTTTGGAATGAAGAAATAGTGCCCCAGATTAAGGAGGGGAAACGGGTACTGATTGCAGCCCATGGCAACAGCCTTCGGGGCATTGTcaaacatctggaaggtctttcTGAAGAGGCTATCATGGAGCTGAATCTTCCGACTGGGATTCCCATTGTCTATGAATTAGACAAGAACTTGAAGCCCATCAAGCCCATGCAGTTCCTGGAGGATGAAGAGACCGTGCGCAAAGCCATGGAGGCTGTGGCTGCCCAGGGCAAGGCCAAGAAGTGA